In Calothrix sp. PCC 7507, one DNA window encodes the following:
- the cas1 gene encoding CRISPR-associated endonuclease Cas1, with amino-acid sequence MFTLEHLHFAWLQVRAGSKTAGIDGISVELFESMATEQLQNIANQLYDETYTASPAKGFYIPKKNGSKRLIGIPTVRDRIIQRLLLDELYFPLEDTFLDCSYAYRPGHNIHQAVQHLYGYYQYQPKWIIKTDIADFFDNLSWALLLTALDELSLEPIVLCLLEQQLHSGIIIAGQYRNFGKGVLQGGILSGALANLYLTNFDRKCLSQSINLVRYGDDFVIACNSWQEANRILDKITTWLGEVYLTLQPEKTQIFTPNEEFTFLGYRFAGGEVYAPPPPQPIRQGEWVINDSGTPYFRTKPKPAKPVSHPPKACSIDKPSNFPQASLSHYWQETMTTLYITDQGAYLSVKNQQFQVYYQGELRIKVPVSRVSNIVLFGSCNVSHGAVSMALRRRIPIMYLSQKGRYFGRLQAEGEARVEYLMLQVERCQNSEFTRRQAEAIVKAKIHNSRILLMRLNRRQKSKNVDETIIKKASNELEILMSKLPFADNMDVLRGYEGRAATIYFQALGNLFSGSFTFEKRTKRPPTDPINSMLSLGYTLLSQNVYSFIQSVGLHTHFGNLHVPRDHHPALVSDLMEEWRAGLVDSLTVYLVNSEVFTIDDFTLPDERNGVYFQPHALKKFLKHWEEKLQSEVTHPHTGQKVVYRRALELQVREYISCLKGEVEVYRPMIWEK; translated from the coding sequence ATGTTCACACTCGAACATCTCCATTTCGCATGGTTACAAGTCCGTGCGGGAAGTAAGACTGCGGGTATTGATGGGATTTCTGTTGAATTATTCGAGTCAATGGCTACCGAACAATTACAGAACATCGCCAATCAACTGTACGACGAAACTTACACAGCCAGCCCCGCCAAAGGCTTTTACATACCCAAAAAAAACGGCAGTAAGCGGTTAATTGGTATCCCTACCGTGCGGGATAGAATTATCCAGCGCTTGCTACTCGATGAATTGTATTTTCCTTTAGAAGATACCTTTCTTGATTGCAGCTACGCCTATCGTCCCGGACACAATATCCACCAAGCAGTACAACATTTATATGGATATTACCAGTATCAACCAAAATGGATCATCAAAACCGACATTGCTGATTTTTTTGATAATCTTTCTTGGGCATTGCTGTTAACTGCTTTAGACGAATTATCACTAGAACCAATTGTCTTATGTTTGTTAGAACAACAGTTGCACTCAGGAATTATCATCGCTGGGCAATATCGTAACTTTGGCAAGGGAGTATTACAAGGTGGGATACTTTCTGGTGCATTAGCCAATTTATATCTCACTAATTTTGACCGGAAATGTCTCAGTCAAAGCATTAACTTGGTGCGGTATGGAGATGATTTTGTCATCGCCTGTAATAGTTGGCAAGAAGCAAACCGTATCCTCGACAAAATTACCACTTGGTTGGGAGAGGTTTATTTAACTCTCCAACCAGAAAAGACACAGATTTTTACTCCCAATGAAGAGTTTACCTTCTTGGGTTATCGCTTTGCTGGCGGTGAAGTTTATGCACCACCGCCACCCCAACCTATACGCCAAGGTGAATGGGTAATTAATGATTCGGGTACACCCTACTTTCGCACAAAACCCAAACCAGCGAAACCAGTTTCTCATCCTCCCAAAGCTTGCAGCATCGACAAGCCGAGTAATTTTCCTCAAGCATCTTTATCTCATTATTGGCAGGAAACCATGACTACTTTATATATAACTGACCAAGGCGCATATTTAAGTGTCAAAAATCAGCAGTTTCAAGTTTATTATCAAGGTGAATTGCGGATTAAAGTTCCAGTATCACGGGTGAGTAATATTGTTTTATTTGGCTCTTGTAATGTATCACATGGTGCTGTGAGCATGGCATTGCGGCGACGGATTCCGATTATGTATTTGTCGCAAAAAGGGAGATATTTTGGCAGATTGCAAGCAGAAGGTGAAGCTAGGGTGGAATATTTGATGTTACAGGTTGAGCGTTGTCAAAATTCTGAGTTTACACGTCGTCAAGCTGAGGCGATAGTTAAAGCAAAAATACATAATTCCCGAATCTTACTCATGCGGTTAAACCGTCGTCAAAAATCTAAAAATGTAGATGAAACAATCATTAAAAAGGCATCTAATGAATTAGAGATTTTGATGAGTAAACTACCTTTTGCAGATAATATGGATGTGCTGCGGGGATATGAAGGAAGGGCGGCGACAATTTATTTTCAAGCACTGGGAAATTTATTTTCTGGTTCGTTTACGTTTGAAAAGCGTACCAAGCGTCCACCCACTGACCCAATTAATAGTATGCTCAGTTTGGGGTACACTCTATTAAGCCAAAATGTTTATTCGTTTATCCAATCTGTAGGATTGCATACTCATTTTGGGAATTTACACGTCCCCCGCGATCATCATCCAGCACTAGTTTCTGATTTGATGGAAGAATGGCGTGCTGGCTTAGTCGATTCTTTGACAGTTTATTTAGTCAATTCGGAAGTTTTTACAATTGATGATTTTACATTACCTGATGAACGAAATGGAGTGTATTTTCAGCCTCACGCACTCAAGAAGTTTCTGAAGCATTGGGAAGAGAAATTGCAATCAGAAGTGACGCATCCTCATACTGGACAGAAAGTAGTATACCGTCGCGCCCTTGAGTTGCAGGTACGGGAATACATTTCATGCTTGAAGGGTGAAGTGGAAGTGTATCGCCCGATGATTTGGGAGAAATAA